The Streptomyces sp. GSL17-111 region GGGCAGGGTGGACGACGACGAGGGGGCGGCGGCGATGCGTCCCTCGACCTGCTCTGGGAAGACGCTCCCGGCCACCTGCGTCACGAGACTGTCGTCCTCGTAGATCCGCGCGAGCCCTTCCGCGGAGTCCGCGGTCGTGGGCCGGAACCAGCCGCCCTCCTCGTACTCGAACCACCCACGCGCGAGGAACGCTTCACGGGGCACCGACATGACGGCTCGTTCCCACGCCGGGCCGCACAGAGTGCCACTGGCACGCAGGCGCCGCACCAGATCCGCCCGTAGCCGCTCCGACTGCTGCGTGTCACTCATGCTCACCAGCTCCGTTCTCCAACAGGTCGGCGAGCGCGGCGGTGATCGGCAGTCCGGCCGCCTCTTCGAGCCAGGCCCACTGGCCGTTGGGGTTGCACTCCAGAAACCACCATGTTCACGCTCGTACCGTGCTTGCCGAGTTCGGTCGGCGTCATGGCACCGTCGTACCGCCACGATGAGGGGGAGCCGTTGCGCAGCGGAGCCAAGCGGCGCAGCGCCCACGGGGTTTCTGCGACGGTCTCCGTGCGCTCCGAGTGGTCGAACCTCATGTCCTCCTTGAGGGTCGTTGCTATCCGGTGGCGCGGTGCCAGATCAGGTATTCGAGTTCGGAAAGGCATCTTTCGCAGGCGTGCATCGGCGCGTGCATGCCGTTGAAGGCCGCCGGGCCGATCCAGATGACCGGTACGTCGGCCCGGCGGCAGTAGAGCCAGCACCATCCGATGGTCCAGCGGTCGTCGCCGGGCTCGGCCCGCGCGGGGCGTGGCCGGGAATCCTCCGTGCAGAGCACCGCGCCGGGCAGGGGAAAGCGCCGACGGTCATGCACGCGTGTTCCTCGTGCGCAGTTCGGCCCGGATGACTTTCCCCCAGGCGCGGATGTCGGTCTCCCAGGAGTCGGCCAACGCCTCCACCAGGAGGAGACCGCGGCCGTGCTCCGAGCGGAGGTCCGGCGGGCACGGCACCGGGTGCGCGGTCGACCTGTCGGAGACGGAGAGGCGCACGACCTCCCGCTCCGGGAGGGCGATGCCGACGCGGAGCAGGCGGCCTCCGCTGTGCTGCACGGAGTTGCTCACCAGTTCGGACGTGATGAGGGTCGCCCGGTCCACCAGACCGTCGAGCTCCCAGGTGTGCAGGGCGGCTCTGACGAGGCCGCGCGCCAGCCCGGCGGTCCGTGGCTCGCAGGGCCATGTCGCGCTGTAGGCCGGGATGTCGACGGAGTGTGAGGGAGTCCGTCCGGCCGTGCTCGCACAGGGCCTTTTCCGTGGGAACACCGGGTCCGATTCGTCTGCGGAACCGCAAGCCGCCGTCGCGGGCATGCATTCTCCTCGCGGGTTGAGGTCGGTCACCTGCGTTGTCGCAAACGTAACCGCGTGATTACAGGCGGCGGTACGGTGGAAGAGCGGGGCGGATCTGAAAGCCCTGAAAGGGCTTTTGGAAAAGAGGATTTGGTGCCATGGGGGCCAAGTGTCCGAACGAGGGGCTGCGCCGGGTTCTGGGCGAGGCCGACTGGTCGCAGACCCAACTCGCCCAGGCGGTCAATCGCCTGGGGCGTGAGTGCGGCATGCAACTGCGGTATGACAATTCGGCAGTGAGTCACTGGCTGGACGGCACCATGCCCAGGGAGCCCGTCCGGCCCCTGGTGCGAGAAGCTCTGGCCAGGCGCTGCCGCAGGCCGGTCACGTTCGCCGAGATCGGTTTTGCCGTGGATACATCAGCCTCCCACGCGAGTACCGTGGAAAACCTGGTCGACCTGGAGAGGTTGGACATGGACCCTTCGCGGCGGGGCGTGCTGGGGGCGGGTCTGTTCTCCGTCGCCCTGACGATCCCGGACTGGCAGGACCTCGTCGGGCGGGTCGAGGCCGTCCAGACGGGGCGGGCGGCCCGGATCGGGTGGAACGACGTCGAGATGGTCACCGCCATGACCGAGCGCATCAGCGACCTGGACGATCAGTTCGGCGGGCGTCACGCGCGTCCCATGGCCGCGTCCTTCCTGGTCAACACCGTGGCTCCCTACCTGGCGGCCGACGCCCCGGAGGACGTCCGGAAGGGCATGCTCTCCGCCGCCTCCGACCTCTGCTACCTCGCCGGCTACATGGCGGCTGACGAGGGGGCGCACGGACTGGCGCAGAAGTACTACCTCCGAGCCCTGGAACTGGCGGGGCAGGCCGAGGACCACCTCACGTACTGCACGACCCTTCGCGGCATGAGCGTGCAGGCGGTGGACCTCGGGCATGGCCCGCAGGCCCAGCGCCTCGCGGACGCCGCCGCTGCCGCCTCCCCGCAGGCCGGGCCGCGTATGCGGGCCTTCCTGGCCGGGCAGCAGGCCCACGCCTACGCCCAAATCGGTGACCGGGGCGGCGCTCTGCGCTTCATGAACGAGGCCGAGCGGGCGATGGACCGGGCCGAAGCACGGGAGAAGACGTTCGGTGCCTACGACCCGGCCGCGCTGAACTATCACTTCGGCCAGGTGCGTTACGAGCTGGGGGAGGTCGAGGCATCGATCATCGCCCTGACGGAGGCCGAGCGGCTCCGTTCGCCGATCGAACGGCGGACGCGGGTCCGGCAGGTCGCCCTGTGCGCCGAGCGCCAGCTGCGGGTGGGCAGGCTGGAGGAGGCATGTGTGACCTGGCACCGCGCGTTGGACGACTACCCCCTCGTCCAGTCCGGCCGGTGCGACGACCGGGTGCGGGACATGCGGGCGCTGCTCCGGCCGCATCTGGGCCACCCCGGTGCCCGGGAGCTCCACGAGCGGTCGCGCACGCTGCACGGCACACGGGCGGTGTGACGCCTCAGTCGGCCAGGGAGCCGCCGAAGATCTGCCAGGCCAGCAGGGATTTCGCCACCAGGCTGAGGACCAGGTAGCCCTTCTCCCCGTACGCGTAGTCCGACCACCGGCCGACCCCCCGGTACTGAAGCCACTGGTTGAGGCCGAAGCTGAAGAAGAGGACGGCTTGCACGACCACGATTCCGTACACGAAGCCCGGGACCGTCTCGGCCGCGACGACGTTGTAGACGATCGCCGCCCACGGCGCCAGGCCCACCAGGGTGCCGAACCAGAACGGCAGCATCGTCGTCCTCGCCCGCCCCGGCGGGTTCATCAGCTCTTCGAGCCAGCCGAAGAGAATCATTCCGACGTTGGCTCCGACCACAGCGATGACGGCGTTGATGCCGGTGATGCCCGAGTAGAAGCCGATGAGCAGCACCATCAGCGTCGCGCTCAGCGCGTACTCCACCCACCGGAACCGATTGATGCCCCGCCTGAGGTCGTGTTCGTAGGTGGAACGGAACACCGTCGCCGTCAGCAGGTGGTCCAGCGCCGCGAGGCCGAGGAAGACGGCGACGGCCCAGCCGATCGGTACGTCGAACAGCGCCTCGGGAGTGGGCGCCTCCGTCCCCGGGGGGCCCTCCGGTACGGAGGAGGTGACGGTGATCGAGAAGCTCCCGGCGAGGAGCACGATCGCCACGGCCTGGGCCAGGTGCAGCAGCGTCAGCCCCAGGTTCCATGCCCGGAGCCCGGCGAGGCGTTCAGGGGTGACCCCGCTGGCCACCGGAGTGCCGTCCTCACTTCTCACGTGTTCCTCCAGGGGGTCGGCGCCGCGCTACGTCCTCATGGTCGTCCCTGCCCCGTCACGACCCACGCAGTCACGCCGCCACCTCGCCGAAAGTCCCCCGTGTGGCGCCCGGTCACGCGGAAGGGGAGAGCTGTTCGCGCACCCACTCGGGATCGGGATTGGTGTGTGGCCGGCCCGCCACGACGACGGTGGGCACGGTCTCGTTGCCGTCGTTGGCTGCTCTCACCGCTGCGGCTCCTGCCGGGTCGCGCCAGATGTTGACCCAATGCAGCAGGCGCGCGCTGCGGCCGAGTCGGATGCGTAGCCGCATGCAGTACGTGCAGCCCGGCCGCCAGAGGACGACCGGTCGCCCGTCGACCGCGCTGCGGCGTTGCGCCTCCTCCGCACTGATCGTCCTCGGGAAGATCAGGGGTGAGTTCACGCCGGCGAGCGCCAGGAACGCCAGCAGGAGCCCTGCGGCCGTGCCGGGGCTCCCCTTGAGGATCTGCCCCGTCGCGATGGCTGAGCCGCTGAGCACGAACAGCATCGGCAGGATCCAGGCGCGCATCATGGTCATACAGGCTAACGACCACCACGAGGGACGTGCGGGTGGGTCGCGAGGTGCTTCCGAGTGCCCGCACGATGGCCTGGGACCGCACTCACCCCCTCGCCCGACCAACCGATCCGCGTGATCGACCGAGAGGGTTTCCACTGTTCACCGGCGGGGGAGACGCCGTTGGCGGCCACCTGCTGGGCAGGGCGGCCGAGGCCCTGGACGACGTGGACGGCCGGGTTCCGGGGCTGGAAGGGTGAGAACGTGCCCGGAATCGGGCAGGAAATTTGCGTGGACGCCTCCGGGGCCCCAGTATCGGTCCGTGCTCGAACGCCGGACGCCGGTCCACGACGACCTCGTGGACCACCTGACCCGCACCACCGCGCTGCCGCGCGGGGAGGCCGCGCGGGTCGTCCTCGACGTGCTCGCGTACTTCGACGAGACCGCCGAGGACTACGTGCGCCGCCGGCACCGGGAGCTGCAGTCCTCTGGGCTGCGGAACCCGGCGATCTTCGAGCGCATCCAAGCGGAACTGCCGTACCGGGCGGTCGCGCCGCCCGAGCTCAGCCTCCGGCAGCTGCGCCGCATCGTCTACGGCTGAGCGACGAGTGCGACGACGGACGAGGAGAGGCCCATGTGCGGAATCGTGGGGTACATCGGCAAGCGGGACGCCACGCCCCTGCTGCTGGAAGGTCTGCAGCGGCTGGAGTACCGGGGCTACGACTCGGCCGGCATCGCCATCCACAGCAGCGGTACGGGCAGGAGTGCGGGCCTGAAGACCGCCAAGGCCAAGGGCCGCGTCCGTGAGCTGGAGGCCCGGCTGCCCAAGCGGTTCGCGGGCTCCACCGGCATCGCGCACACCCGCTGGGCCACCCACGGCGCGCCCAGCGACGAGAACGCCCACCCGCACCTGGACGCCGAGGGCAAGGTCGCCGTCGTCCACAACGGCATTGTCGACAACGCCGCCGAGCTGCGTGCCAAGCTCACCGCCGACGGCGTCACCTTCGTCTCCGAGACCGACACCGAGGTCATCTCCCACCTCGTGGGCCGCGCGCAGGGCGCCACGCTGGAGGAGAAGGTCCGCGAGGCGGTGGCCGTCATCGAGGGCACCTACGGCATCGCCGTCCTGCACGCCGACTTCCCCGACCGCATCGTCGTCGCCCGCAACGGCTCCCCCGTCCTGCTCGGCATCGGCGAGCACGAGATGCTCGTCGCCTCCGACGTCGCGGCGCTCGTCTCCCACACCCGCCAGGTCGTCACCCTGGACGACGGCGAGATGGCCACCCTCAAGGCCGACGACTACCGTACCTACACCACCGAGGGCTCGCGGACGTCCGCCACGCCGGAGACGGTGGAGTGGGCCGCCGAGTCCTACGACATGGGCGGCCACGACACGTTCATGCACAAGGAGATCGCCGAGCAGGCCGACGCCGTCGACCGCGTCCTGCGCGGCCGGATCGACGACCGGTTCGCCACCGTCCGGCTCGGCGGCCTCAACATGGACGCCCGCGAGGCCCGCGCCGTGCGCCGCGTCAAGATCCTCGGCTGCGGTTCGGCGTACCACGCCGGTCTCATCGGAGCCCAGCTCATCGAGGAGCTGGCCCGCATCCCCGCCGACGCCGAACCGGCCAGCGAGTTCCGGTACCGCAACGCCGTCGTGGACCCGGACACGCTCTACATCGCCGTCAGCCAGTCCGGCGAGACGTACGACACCCTCGCCGCCGTGCAGGAGCTCAAGCGCAAGGGCGCCCGCGTCCTCGGCGTCGTCAACGTCGTCGGCTCGGCCATCGCCCGCGAGACGGACGGCGGCGTCTACGTGCACGCCGGGCCGGAGGTCTGCGTCGTCTCGACCAAGTGCTTCACCAACACCGCCGTGGCGTTCGCGCTGCTGGCGCTGCACCTGGGACGCATCCGCGACCTGTCCGTCGCCGACGGCAAGCGCGTCATCGAGGGCC contains the following coding sequences:
- a CDS encoding ATP-binding protein — its product is MPATAACGSADESDPVFPRKRPCASTAGRTPSHSVDIPAYSATWPCEPRTAGLARGLVRAALHTWELDGLVDRATLITSELVSNSVQHSGGRLLRVGIALPEREVVRLSVSDRSTAHPVPCPPDLRSEHGRGLLLVEALADSWETDIRAWGKVIRAELRTRNTRA
- a CDS encoding tetratricopeptide repeat protein — protein: MGAKCPNEGLRRVLGEADWSQTQLAQAVNRLGRECGMQLRYDNSAVSHWLDGTMPREPVRPLVREALARRCRRPVTFAEIGFAVDTSASHASTVENLVDLERLDMDPSRRGVLGAGLFSVALTIPDWQDLVGRVEAVQTGRAARIGWNDVEMVTAMTERISDLDDQFGGRHARPMAASFLVNTVAPYLAADAPEDVRKGMLSAASDLCYLAGYMAADEGAHGLAQKYYLRALELAGQAEDHLTYCTTLRGMSVQAVDLGHGPQAQRLADAAAAASPQAGPRMRAFLAGQQAHAYAQIGDRGGALRFMNEAERAMDRAEAREKTFGAYDPAALNYHFGQVRYELGEVEASIIALTEAERLRSPIERRTRVRQVALCAERQLRVGRLEEACVTWHRALDDYPLVQSGRCDDRVRDMRALLRPHLGHPGARELHERSRTLHGTRAV
- the heR gene encoding heliorhodopsin HeR; the protein is MRSEDGTPVASGVTPERLAGLRAWNLGLTLLHLAQAVAIVLLAGSFSITVTSSVPEGPPGTEAPTPEALFDVPIGWAVAVFLGLAALDHLLTATVFRSTYEHDLRRGINRFRWVEYALSATLMVLLIGFYSGITGINAVIAVVGANVGMILFGWLEELMNPPGRARTTMLPFWFGTLVGLAPWAAIVYNVVAAETVPGFVYGIVVVQAVLFFSFGLNQWLQYRGVGRWSDYAYGEKGYLVLSLVAKSLLAWQIFGGSLAD
- a CDS encoding glutaredoxin domain-containing protein — protein: MMRAWILPMLFVLSGSAIATGQILKGSPGTAAGLLLAFLALAGVNSPLIFPRTISAEEAQRRSAVDGRPVVLWRPGCTYCMRLRIRLGRSARLLHWVNIWRDPAGAAAVRAANDGNETVPTVVVAGRPHTNPDPEWVREQLSPSA
- the glmS gene encoding glutamine--fructose-6-phosphate transaminase (isomerizing), which produces MCGIVGYIGKRDATPLLLEGLQRLEYRGYDSAGIAIHSSGTGRSAGLKTAKAKGRVRELEARLPKRFAGSTGIAHTRWATHGAPSDENAHPHLDAEGKVAVVHNGIVDNAAELRAKLTADGVTFVSETDTEVISHLVGRAQGATLEEKVREAVAVIEGTYGIAVLHADFPDRIVVARNGSPVLLGIGEHEMLVASDVAALVSHTRQVVTLDDGEMATLKADDYRTYTTEGSRTSATPETVEWAAESYDMGGHDTFMHKEIAEQADAVDRVLRGRIDDRFATVRLGGLNMDAREARAVRRVKILGCGSAYHAGLIGAQLIEELARIPADAEPASEFRYRNAVVDPDTLYIAVSQSGETYDTLAAVQELKRKGARVLGVVNVVGSAIARETDGGVYVHAGPEVCVVSTKCFTNTAVAFALLALHLGRIRDLSVADGKRVIEGLRALPAQIAEIVANEDRIAALAADYAQAKSMMFVGRVRGYPVALEASLKLKEISYIHAEAYPASELKHGPLALIEPAVPTVAIVPDDDLVDKNRATLEEIKARSGRILAVAHAEQEKADHTVVVPRNEPELDPILMGIPLQLLAYHTALALGRDIDKPRNLAKSVTVE